Proteins from one Kiritimatiellia bacterium genomic window:
- the argB gene encoding acetylglutamate kinase: MQKVIEKADVLIEALPYIQRFRGDTVVVKFGGSAMEEQDQVETVLKDIAFMECVGMRPVVVHGGGKAISQRMKDVGLRPVFVKGLRVTDAASIEVVEQVLNNEVNPGIVRTLEEFGCKARGIHGEHILSVVKHAGHDKDTGEALDWGFVGDVTAVDVEPVKAYLQADIVPVITPLGRGPDGKLYNINADEAAAAIAEKMAARKLVFLSDVPGVLMSPEDPESIVSTLKLSEVEDLIRRGVISGGMLPKIGGALKALKAGVRKTHIIDAALPHSLLLELFTDKGVGTEILQ; encoded by the coding sequence TGAAGTTCGGCGGGAGCGCGATGGAGGAGCAGGACCAGGTCGAGACCGTGCTCAAGGACATCGCGTTCATGGAGTGCGTCGGGATGCGGCCGGTCGTCGTGCACGGCGGCGGCAAGGCGATCAGCCAACGCATGAAGGACGTCGGGCTGCGCCCGGTGTTCGTCAAGGGCCTGCGGGTGACCGACGCCGCCTCGATCGAGGTCGTGGAGCAGGTGCTCAACAACGAGGTCAATCCCGGCATCGTCCGCACGCTGGAGGAATTCGGCTGCAAGGCGCGCGGGATCCACGGCGAGCATATCCTGTCCGTGGTCAAGCACGCCGGCCACGACAAGGACACGGGCGAGGCGCTGGACTGGGGCTTCGTCGGCGACGTCACGGCCGTCGACGTGGAGCCGGTCAAGGCCTACCTCCAGGCCGACATCGTCCCGGTGATCACGCCCCTGGGGCGCGGCCCGGACGGCAAGCTCTACAACATCAACGCCGACGAGGCCGCGGCGGCGATCGCGGAAAAGATGGCGGCGCGCAAGCTGGTGTTCCTCTCCGACGTGCCCGGCGTGCTGATGAGCCCGGAGGACCCGGAGTCCATCGTGTCCACGCTCAAGTTGAGCGAGGTGGAGGACCTCATCCGGCGCGGCGTGATCAGCGGCGGGATGCTGCCGAAGATCGGCGGCGCGCTCAAGGCGCTCAAGGCCGGCGTGCGCAAGACGCATATCATCGACGCCGCCCTGCCGCACTCTCTGCTGCTGGAGCTTTTCACCGACAAGGGCGTCGGCACCGAGATCCTGCAGTAA
- a CDS encoding aspartate aminotransferase family protein has protein sequence MNTQEIAELHKQYVMPTYAPGLALVRGKGTRVWDAEGKEYLDFLGGIAVNVLGHAHPKLVKAIRQQAARLMHVSNLYFNENQPRLAKALSERSLGGKCFFCNSGAEANEGMFKLARLWGHAQGRYEIIAMTNSFHGRTLATVAATGQTKYQKGFEPMPAGFVHAEYNNLDAVRAAVTDKTVAILVEAVQGEGGVVPAKPEFMAGLRALCDEKNLLLLCDEVQCGVGRTGQWFGFQAYGIQPDAFSVAKGLAGGFPIGAIVAGPKLSDIFQPGNHASTFGGNPLACAAALAVIEAIEEEKLLEHAAQMSELFMAHLRKIAKKFKFITEVRGLGLMIGMVLDRPAKPLEVLLRDKGLIAIATHDTVIRFLPPLNITAGQVRKAARIVKAACAEWAARDFTGC, from the coding sequence ATGAATACTCAAGAAATCGCCGAACTTCACAAGCAGTACGTCATGCCGACCTACGCGCCGGGCCTCGCGCTCGTGCGGGGCAAGGGCACGCGGGTCTGGGACGCCGAGGGCAAGGAATACCTCGATTTCCTCGGCGGCATCGCCGTCAACGTGCTGGGCCACGCCCACCCGAAGCTGGTCAAGGCCATCCGGCAGCAGGCCGCCCGGCTGATGCACGTCTCGAACCTGTATTTCAACGAGAACCAGCCGCGCCTCGCGAAGGCGCTGTCCGAACGGTCGCTGGGCGGCAAGTGCTTTTTCTGCAACTCGGGCGCGGAGGCCAACGAGGGCATGTTCAAGCTTGCCCGGCTCTGGGGCCACGCCCAGGGACGGTACGAGATCATCGCCATGACCAATTCGTTCCACGGCCGGACGCTCGCCACCGTGGCCGCGACGGGCCAGACGAAGTACCAGAAGGGCTTCGAGCCCATGCCGGCGGGCTTCGTCCACGCCGAGTACAATAACCTCGACGCCGTCCGGGCGGCCGTGACCGACAAGACCGTCGCCATCCTGGTCGAGGCGGTCCAGGGCGAGGGCGGCGTCGTGCCGGCGAAACCGGAGTTCATGGCCGGGCTGCGGGCGCTGTGCGACGAGAAGAACCTGCTGCTGCTCTGCGACGAGGTCCAGTGCGGCGTCGGCCGGACGGGCCAATGGTTCGGCTTCCAGGCCTACGGGATACAGCCGGACGCCTTCTCCGTGGCCAAGGGCCTGGCCGGCGGATTCCCGATCGGCGCGATCGTGGCGGGGCCGAAGCTGTCGGATATCTTCCAACCCGGCAACCACGCCAGCACGTTCGGGGGCAATCCGTTGGCGTGCGCGGCGGCCCTGGCCGTCATCGAAGCCATTGAGGAGGAGAAACTGCTCGAACACGCCGCGCAGATGAGCGAGCTGTTCATGGCCCACCTCCGGAAGATCGCCAAGAAGTTCAAGTTCATCACGGAGGTCCGGGGGCTCGGCCTGATGATCGGCATGGTCCTCGACCGGCCGGCCAAGCCGCTGGAAGTGCTGCTGCGGGACAAGGGCCTGATCGCCATCGCGACGCACGACACGGTCATCCGGTTCCTGCCCCCGCTCAACATCACGGCGGGCCAGGTGCGGAAGGCCGCGCGCATCGTCAAGGCCGCCTGCGCGGAGTGGGCGGCCCGGGACTTCACGGGATGCTGA
- a CDS encoding antitoxin VapB family protein, whose protein sequence is MKTITLTDPAYERLASWKMKPKESFSAVVLKVVPQRGTLGDMVEFAKQVPALPDGFFEAVKEARVADHNPAWDKDPWTA, encoded by the coding sequence ATGAAAACGATTACATTGACTGATCCGGCCTATGAGAGGCTGGCTTCGTGGAAAATGAAGCCTAAGGAATCGTTTTCCGCTGTGGTTCTTAAAGTCGTTCCGCAGCGCGGTACGCTAGGGGACATGGTGGAGTTCGCCAAACAGGTGCCCGCGCTGCCGGACGGCTTCTTTGAAGCCGTGAAGGAGGCGCGCGTGGCGGACCATAACCCGGCTTGGGACAAGGATCCGTGGACTGCCTAG
- a CDS encoding type II toxin-antitoxin system VapC family toxin, whose product MDCLADTTFFVDLFRGRGSSGPAARFAADHSSLSVGIPWIVRYEFLRGAHLAGQDPAPLAAFMDRYQIVFPDVETIDAACALYARLKKANRLIGPHDLWIAASALRFGLPLLTRNRDEFGRVPDLKVIDYNR is encoded by the coding sequence GTGGACTGCCTAGCGGATACCACCTTTTTCGTGGACTTGTTCCGGGGCCGCGGCTCATCCGGGCCCGCGGCGAGGTTTGCGGCGGACCATTCGTCCCTGTCGGTGGGCATTCCCTGGATCGTCCGCTATGAATTCCTTCGTGGCGCGCATCTCGCCGGGCAGGATCCCGCCCCGCTCGCGGCGTTCATGGACCGCTATCAGATCGTTTTCCCCGACGTGGAGACGATAGATGCCGCGTGCGCCCTGTATGCGCGGCTGAAAAAGGCCAATCGGTTGATCGGGCCGCACGACCTCTGGATCGCGGCCTCCGCCTTGCGGTTCGGGCTGCCGCTGCTGACGCGGAATCGCGATGAATTCGGGCGCGTGCCGGATCTGAAAGTCATTGATTACAACCGCTAA
- a CDS encoding argininosuccinate synthase, whose amino-acid sequence MGEEAMKIVLAYSGGLDTSVILKWLSETYHAEIVAFAADIGQEEELKGLRQKALKTGASKIYIDDLQAEFARDFIFPMFRAGALYENQYFLGTSIARPLIAKRMVEIAKKEKAQAIAHGATGKGNDQVRFELTAAALAPELQVIAPWREERYREQFPGRAEMIRYCEKHGIPVQATAKKPYSTDRNLLHISYEAGILEDPWLDAFAPSNKDMFRLSVAPEDAPDKAELVALDFVRGDCVAVNGKKLDPLGVMKTLNRIGGRHGVGRVDLVENRFVGMKSRGVYETPGGAILHFAHRQVETLTMDREVMHLRDSLIPKYSELVYYGFWFAPERLALQALVEESQKNVTGTVRVRLYKGGLYVAGRKSPVSLYNPQIATMDADPTRAYNQGDATGFIRLNALRLKVGARRSRR is encoded by the coding sequence ATGGGAGAAGAAGCCATGAAAATCGTTCTCGCATACTCCGGCGGGCTGGACACGTCCGTCATCCTGAAGTGGCTCTCGGAGACCTACCACGCCGAGATCGTCGCCTTCGCGGCGGACATCGGGCAGGAGGAGGAGCTCAAGGGCCTACGGCAGAAGGCGCTCAAGACCGGCGCGAGCAAGATCTACATCGACGACTTGCAGGCCGAGTTCGCGCGCGATTTCATCTTCCCGATGTTCCGCGCGGGCGCGCTCTACGAGAACCAGTACTTCCTCGGCACCTCCATCGCGCGGCCCCTGATCGCCAAGCGCATGGTCGAGATCGCGAAGAAGGAAAAGGCCCAGGCCATCGCCCACGGCGCGACGGGCAAGGGCAACGACCAGGTCCGGTTCGAACTGACCGCCGCCGCGCTCGCGCCCGAGCTGCAGGTGATCGCCCCGTGGCGCGAGGAGCGCTACCGCGAGCAGTTCCCCGGCCGCGCGGAGATGATCCGCTACTGCGAAAAGCACGGCATCCCCGTGCAGGCGACGGCGAAAAAGCCGTACTCGACCGACCGGAACCTGCTCCACATCTCCTACGAGGCCGGCATCCTGGAGGATCCGTGGCTGGACGCGTTTGCGCCGTCGAACAAGGACATGTTCCGCCTCTCCGTCGCGCCCGAGGACGCCCCGGACAAGGCGGAGCTCGTTGCGCTGGATTTCGTCCGCGGCGACTGCGTGGCCGTGAACGGAAAAAAACTCGATCCGCTGGGCGTGATGAAGACGCTCAACCGGATCGGTGGGCGGCACGGGGTGGGGCGGGTGGACCTCGTGGAGAACCGGTTCGTCGGCATGAAGAGCCGCGGCGTCTACGAAACACCCGGCGGCGCGATCCTGCACTTCGCGCACCGGCAGGTCGAGACGCTGACGATGGACCGCGAGGTGATGCACCTGCGCGACTCCCTGATCCCGAAGTACTCCGAGCTGGTGTACTACGGGTTCTGGTTCGCGCCCGAGCGGCTCGCCCTGCAGGCGCTGGTCGAGGAGAGCCAGAAGAACGTCACCGGCACCGTCCGCGTGCGCCTGTACAAGGGCGGGCTCTACGTCGCCGGGCGCAAGAGCCCGGTCAGCCTCTACAACCCGCAGATCGCGACCATGGACGCCGACCCGACCCGCGCCTACAACCAGGGCGACGCGACCGGGTTCATCCGCCTCAACGCGCTGCGGCTGAAGGTGGGGGCCCGCAGATCACGCCGATAG
- the lysA gene encoding diaminopimelate decarboxylase, producing MTNAFPMVRGRLMAEGVPVEALASRYGTPLYVYSRSHIESQFAALAEAMAPVEPLICYSVKVNTNAAVIGTLAELGAGADVVSGGELYRARRAGVPPSRIVFAGVGKTREEIEYALRAGILFFTVESEPELYRIADCARRLGRKARIALRANPDVDPETHHYISTGKAENKFGLDLRRIERAYRRAAAHPSLEIAGLHMHIGSQLLNPAPYGHALERVADLCRRLRARYPTFRHLDLGGGLGIQYKPGQQPLDPARFAKTVLPFLKESGLRIVLEPGRFLVGNAGLLVMRVQYVKDGPSKKFIIVDAGMNDLIRPPLYQAHHEIVPVRAARGTVRGDVVGPICESADFLAQDRELPAVREGDLLAVLSAGAYGFAMASNYNSRPRPAEVMVKGRRHALVRRREGREDLVRGEQLPRWMP from the coding sequence ATGACAAACGCTTTCCCCATGGTTCGCGGGCGGTTGATGGCGGAGGGGGTGCCGGTGGAAGCGTTGGCTTCGCGGTACGGGACGCCGCTGTACGTGTACAGCCGTTCGCATATCGAATCCCAGTTCGCGGCGCTGGCGGAGGCCATGGCGCCGGTCGAGCCGCTGATCTGCTACTCGGTCAAGGTCAACACCAACGCGGCCGTGATCGGGACCTTAGCGGAGCTCGGGGCGGGGGCGGACGTCGTGTCCGGCGGCGAGCTGTACCGCGCGCGCCGCGCGGGCGTGCCGCCGTCGCGCATCGTCTTCGCCGGCGTCGGCAAGACCCGCGAGGAAATCGAGTACGCCCTGCGGGCAGGCATCCTGTTCTTCACGGTGGAATCCGAGCCGGAACTGTACCGGATCGCGGACTGCGCGCGGCGGCTGGGCCGGAAGGCCCGCATCGCGCTGCGCGCGAACCCGGACGTGGACCCGGAGACGCACCACTACATCAGCACGGGCAAGGCGGAAAACAAGTTCGGCCTCGACCTCCGGCGCATCGAGCGGGCCTACCGCCGCGCGGCGGCGCACCCGTCGCTGGAGATCGCCGGGTTGCACATGCACATCGGCTCGCAACTCCTGAACCCCGCGCCGTACGGGCATGCCCTGGAGCGGGTGGCCGATTTGTGCCGCCGCCTGCGCGCCCGCTACCCGACGTTCCGCCATCTCGACCTCGGCGGCGGGCTGGGCATTCAGTACAAGCCGGGCCAGCAGCCTCTGGACCCGGCGCGGTTCGCGAAGACCGTCCTGCCGTTCCTGAAGGAGTCGGGCCTGCGGATCGTCCTGGAGCCGGGCCGGTTTCTCGTCGGCAATGCGGGGCTCCTGGTGATGCGGGTTCAGTACGTGAAGGACGGGCCGTCGAAGAAGTTCATCATCGTGGACGCGGGGATGAACGACCTGATCCGTCCGCCCCTGTACCAGGCCCATCACGAGATTGTCCCCGTCCGCGCCGCGCGGGGGACCGTGCGGGGCGACGTCGTCGGGCCGATCTGCGAGTCCGCCGATTTCCTCGCGCAGGATCGCGAACTGCCGGCCGTACGCGAGGGCGACCTGCTGGCCGTGTTGAGCGCCGGGGCCTACGGGTTCGCAATGGCCTCGAACTACAACAGCCGTCCGCGCCCGGCCGAGGTGATGGTCAAAGGCCGCCGCCATGCCCTTGTCCGCCGGCGCGAGGGCCGGGAAGACCTGGTCCGCGGGGAGCAACTCCCGCGTTGGATGCCGTAA
- a CDS encoding malonate decarboxylase subunit alpha, with translation MNFERRKKDYLERLRRGRRLARGKRVPKEKAAALLAAVLKRGDRVCIEGDNQKQADFLARALLQLDPRRVRDLHMVQSTVALPEHIELFRKGIASRLDFAYSGPQSKALYQLADEKKVKIGAIHTYLELYGRYVVDLCPQVALLVAEACDAEGNLFTGFNTEDTALIAEAAHFKAGVVIVQVKKQLKRLPRVDIPAGWVDFIVVTGEEYHLQPLFTRDPAKITPQQILMAMMTLKGIYAEYGVRALNHGLGYSTAAIELLLPTYGKELGLKGKCCTHWVLNPHPTLIPAIEKGFVEHVFSFGGEPGMEKYVQARSDVFSIGPDGHLRSNRCFAHIAGLYAIDLFIGATLQIDRDGNSSTAIKGMIAGFGGAPNLGGSPPGRRNYPPAVAKAGRWENGLFQGRKLVVQMTPTVSEKKQIPVFVEQLDALELHRQGVFAFPPVMIAGEQVTHIVTERGIAYLDKTPDLESRRLAVAAVAGDTPVGRTIHADQADRLRRAGVVKTPEDLGLSLEQATPDRLAARSLQDLVKISKGLYQVPPGCTG, from the coding sequence ATGAACTTCGAGCGCCGGAAAAAGGATTACCTCGAGCGCCTCCGCCGCGGCCGCCGGCTCGCGCGAGGCAAGCGGGTGCCGAAGGAGAAGGCGGCCGCGCTGCTCGCCGCCGTGCTGAAGCGCGGCGACCGGGTGTGCATCGAGGGCGACAACCAGAAACAGGCCGATTTCCTGGCGCGCGCACTGCTCCAGCTCGACCCGCGCCGCGTCCGCGACCTGCACATGGTCCAGTCCACCGTCGCCCTGCCGGAGCATATCGAGCTGTTCCGCAAGGGCATCGCCTCGCGGCTGGACTTCGCCTACTCCGGCCCGCAGTCCAAGGCGCTCTACCAGCTCGCCGACGAGAAGAAGGTGAAGATCGGCGCGATCCACACCTACCTCGAGCTCTACGGGCGCTACGTCGTGGACCTCTGCCCCCAGGTCGCCCTGCTCGTCGCCGAGGCCTGCGACGCGGAGGGCAACCTGTTCACCGGCTTCAACACCGAGGATACCGCGCTCATCGCCGAGGCGGCGCACTTCAAGGCCGGCGTCGTGATCGTGCAAGTGAAGAAGCAGTTGAAGCGCCTGCCGCGGGTGGATATCCCCGCGGGCTGGGTGGATTTCATCGTCGTCACGGGCGAGGAGTACCACCTGCAGCCGCTCTTCACGCGCGACCCCGCGAAGATCACGCCCCAGCAGATCCTGATGGCCATGATGACCCTGAAAGGCATCTACGCCGAGTACGGCGTGCGTGCGCTGAACCACGGGCTGGGCTACTCGACCGCGGCGATCGAACTGCTGCTCCCGACGTACGGAAAAGAACTGGGCCTCAAGGGAAAGTGCTGCACGCACTGGGTGCTCAATCCCCACCCCACCCTGATCCCCGCGATCGAGAAGGGCTTCGTCGAGCACGTCTTCTCGTTCGGCGGCGAGCCGGGCATGGAGAAGTACGTGCAGGCGCGGAGCGATGTGTTCTCCATCGGCCCCGACGGCCACCTGCGCTCGAACCGCTGCTTCGCGCACATCGCCGGGCTCTATGCGATTGATCTGTTCATCGGCGCGACGCTGCAGATTGATCGCGACGGCAACAGCTCGACCGCGATCAAGGGCATGATCGCGGGCTTCGGCGGCGCGCCGAACCTGGGCGGCTCGCCGCCGGGCCGGCGGAACTATCCGCCGGCCGTGGCGAAAGCCGGCCGGTGGGAGAACGGCCTGTTCCAGGGCCGCAAGCTCGTGGTGCAGATGACACCGACGGTCAGCGAGAAGAAACAGATCCCGGTGTTCGTCGAGCAGCTCGACGCGCTGGAACTGCACCGGCAGGGCGTCTTCGCGTTTCCGCCGGTGATGATCGCCGGCGAGCAGGTCACGCATATCGTCACCGAGCGCGGCATCGCCTATCTGGACAAGACCCCGGACCTCGAATCGCGCCGGCTGGCCGTGGCCGCCGTCGCGGGCGACACACCCGTGGGCCGGACGATCCACGCGGACCAGGCCGACCGCCTGCGCCGCGCAGGCGTGGTGAAAACGCCGGAAGACCTGGGCCTGTCTCTGGAACAGGCCACGCCCGACCGGCTGGCCGCGCGGAGCCTCCAGGACCTGGTGAAAATCTCAAAAGGCCTCTACCAGGTGCCGCCGGGCTGCACGGGGTGA
- a CDS encoding carbon-nitrogen hydrolase family protein: MASRKSASLKSRVKRVVVAGVQIAPKPNDILYNLEKVIAWFRRAVRETGAKLVVFPESITTGFHPNLPLDAFHVLLPPRIDTILDPIRKVCREERAYCVLPTYERGREHRTIYNSAFLIDARGDVAGVYRKTHPFPAERLGAGGWTTPGVSYPVIPTEFGAVGMMICYDGDFPEVSRILAIKGAQIIARPSALLRAFDIWELTNKMRAYDNHVYMIAVNAVGADAAGTNYFGHSMIVSPIAQTLALARGTEEIIYSELDPEPLKRLGIGSDTPMHFDHLEDRNVASYGSVLSRQARSLFEPARRYSIHKPRRKP; encoded by the coding sequence ATGGCCAGCAGGAAGAGCGCGTCGCTGAAAAGCCGGGTCAAGAGGGTCGTCGTCGCGGGCGTTCAGATCGCGCCGAAGCCCAACGACATTCTCTATAATCTCGAGAAAGTGATCGCCTGGTTCCGCCGCGCCGTCCGCGAGACCGGCGCGAAACTCGTCGTGTTCCCGGAGAGCATCACCACGGGGTTTCATCCCAACCTGCCGCTGGACGCCTTCCACGTCCTGCTGCCGCCGCGGATCGACACGATCCTGGACCCGATCCGGAAGGTCTGCCGCGAGGAACGCGCCTACTGCGTCCTGCCGACCTACGAACGCGGGCGCGAGCACCGGACGATCTACAACAGCGCGTTCCTCATCGACGCGCGCGGCGACGTCGCCGGCGTGTACCGCAAGACCCACCCCTTCCCGGCCGAGCGGCTCGGCGCCGGCGGCTGGACGACGCCCGGGGTGAGCTATCCCGTGATCCCGACCGAGTTCGGGGCGGTCGGCATGATGATCTGCTACGACGGCGACTTCCCCGAGGTCTCGCGCATCCTGGCCATCAAGGGCGCACAGATCATCGCCCGCCCCTCGGCCCTGCTGCGCGCCTTCGATATCTGGGAGCTGACCAACAAGATGCGCGCGTACGACAACCACGTCTACATGATCGCCGTCAACGCCGTGGGCGCCGATGCCGCCGGCACGAATTACTTCGGCCACAGCATGATCGTCTCGCCCATCGCCCAGACCCTCGCCCTCGCCCGCGGCACGGAGGAGATCATCTATTCCGAGCTCGATCCCGAGCCGCTCAAGCGGCTCGGGATCGGGTCCGACACGCCCATGCACTTCGACCACCTCGAGGACCGCAACGTGGCCTCGTACGGCTCGGTCCTTTCGCGGCAGGCCCGCAGCCTGTTCGAGCCGGCGCGCCGCTACAGCATCCACAAGCCCCGGAGGAAACCATGA
- a CDS encoding redoxin domain-containing protein has product MMTMNPLNALLWVFLAGGAASGPAGSAVEPSGFHLQAGRFGMPAASLRGFVFVAGGCSDDGLCDDIEGMDPRTGVVLSMAPSVLPRYFHGGAAYNDRFILVGGVPEEGGVTGEVEEFTPDGEGSVRRLPPLPVPVSRAGVAVHGDRLYVVGGETGDRTRTAKVQIFDFKSGTWSAGADLPVPREGLVLEKDGRLYAPGGYDGVKAITDFQVYDIAADRWERLTDLPIKMSAHSGVIVGDTLYTFGDYEVLNRTAACDLKTGEWSLIEAGYRSSRHNAAVVHSNEVLVIGGNLSPSGPFVNGIQRFPVDALAAAPRRPWTAENEPKPERAPAPAVRDREEAEAAPAPVSAPKGPEPSGFELSGKPAPDFELELLDGSAFRLADHKDKIVVLDFWATWCPPCLKALPHMAALATDYEGKDVVFLGVSRDRPGDKDKIAPLLAEHKVPYPTGLDLQGLGLDYSVAGIPCVVLIGRDGRVQGRQVGFWDEGPAELRRAIDQLLAGETLPSAKPPPKAAVPKEERSPRAAIRRRAMESVEPDERFFTLKWRREIERPSREVSSRTRLDLHVPPDRLVVASDDTLHVLKASDGEILRTIPLPEAAVEPDEMDRRPFLVYLQDGTHSVVAAVRTKYEVTETGPSSRSFRTVRTDVFGFTESGGTIWTNTLDESSSVMQVLAIPVAADRDYLLVAGWNQFLLIDPKGEIKLDQAVGFQDQWTIRPGADGKLAVVIRGDDVAAYEWNPLAGD; this is encoded by the coding sequence ATGATGACCATGAATCCGCTCAATGCCTTGCTCTGGGTCTTCCTGGCCGGCGGCGCGGCGTCCGGCCCGGCCGGGAGTGCCGTCGAGCCGTCGGGCTTCCACCTGCAGGCCGGTCGGTTCGGCATGCCGGCCGCGTCCCTCCGCGGCTTCGTCTTCGTGGCGGGCGGCTGCTCCGACGACGGGCTCTGCGACGACATCGAAGGCATGGACCCGCGAACGGGCGTGGTGCTGTCCATGGCGCCCTCCGTGCTCCCGCGGTATTTCCACGGCGGCGCGGCGTACAACGACCGGTTCATCCTCGTCGGCGGGGTGCCGGAGGAGGGCGGGGTGACGGGCGAGGTGGAGGAATTCACGCCGGACGGCGAGGGCTCGGTCCGCCGGCTTCCGCCGCTGCCCGTGCCGGTGTCCCGGGCGGGGGTCGCGGTCCACGGGGACCGGCTGTACGTGGTCGGCGGGGAGACGGGCGATCGCACACGCACGGCGAAGGTGCAGATCTTCGATTTCAAGTCCGGGACCTGGTCGGCGGGCGCGGACCTGCCCGTGCCCCGCGAGGGCCTGGTCCTGGAGAAGGACGGCCGGCTCTACGCGCCCGGCGGGTACGACGGGGTCAAGGCCATCACGGATTTCCAGGTGTACGACATCGCCGCCGACCGGTGGGAGCGCCTGACGGACTTGCCGATCAAGATGAGCGCGCACAGCGGCGTGATCGTCGGCGACACGCTCTACACCTTCGGCGACTACGAGGTTCTGAACCGGACCGCCGCCTGCGACCTGAAGACCGGGGAGTGGTCGCTGATCGAGGCCGGCTACCGGTCGAGCCGGCACAATGCGGCCGTGGTGCACAGCAACGAGGTCCTGGTCATCGGCGGCAACTTGAGCCCGAGCGGCCCCTTCGTGAACGGCATCCAGCGATTCCCCGTGGATGCGCTGGCGGCCGCGCCCCGGCGCCCGTGGACGGCGGAGAACGAGCCCAAGCCCGAGCGGGCGCCCGCTCCCGCCGTGAGGGATCGCGAGGAAGCCGAGGCGGCCCCGGCGCCCGTGTCGGCGCCGAAGGGACCGGAACCGTCGGGCTTCGAGCTGTCCGGAAAGCCGGCCCCGGATTTCGAGTTGGAGTTGCTCGACGGCTCCGCGTTCCGCCTGGCCGACCACAAGGACAAGATCGTCGTCCTTGATTTCTGGGCGACCTGGTGCCCGCCGTGCCTGAAGGCCTTGCCGCACATGGCCGCGCTGGCGACCGATTACGAGGGCAAAGACGTCGTGTTCCTCGGCGTCAGCCGCGACCGGCCGGGCGACAAGGATAAGATCGCGCCCCTGCTGGCCGAACACAAGGTCCCGTACCCGACCGGCCTGGACCTTCAGGGGCTTGGCCTGGACTACTCCGTGGCCGGGATCCCGTGCGTCGTGCTGATCGGGCGCGACGGCCGGGTACAGGGCCGGCAGGTCGGTTTCTGGGATGAAGGGCCCGCGGAGTTACGCAGGGCCATCGATCAACTGCTCGCCGGCGAGACCCTGCCCAGCGCCAAGCCGCCGCCCAAGGCCGCCGTGCCGAAGGAGGAGCGGAGCCCCCGCGCGGCGATCCGGAGGAGAGCGATGGAATCGGTGGAGCCGGACGAGCGGTTTTTCACGCTGAAGTGGCGGCGCGAGATCGAGCGGCCCTCGCGGGAGGTCTCGTCGAGGACGCGGCTGGACCTCCATGTGCCGCCCGATCGCCTGGTGGTGGCCTCCGATGACACGCTTCACGTGCTCAAGGCCTCGGACGGCGAAATCCTGCGGACGATCCCGCTGCCCGAGGCGGCCGTGGAGCCGGACGAGATGGACCGGCGCCCGTTCCTGGTGTACCTGCAGGACGGGACCCATAGCGTGGTGGCCGCCGTCCGGACGAAGTACGAGGTGACGGAGACCGGCCCCTCCAGCCGCTCTTTCCGGACCGTGCGAACGGATGTCTTCGGCTTCACGGAATCCGGCGGGACGATCTGGACGAACACGCTGGATGAATCGTCGAGCGTCATGCAGGTCCTGGCGATCCCGGTCGCGGCGGATCGCGATTACCTCCTGGTCGCCGGCTGGAACCAGTTCCTGCTGATCGACCCGAAGGGCGAGATCAAGCTCGACCAGGCCGTGGGCTTCCAGGATCAGTGGACGATCCGGCCCGGCGCGGACGGCAAGCTGGCGGTGGTGATCCGCGGCGACGACGTGGCCGCCTACGAGTGGAACCCGCTGGCCGGCGATTGA